In Glandiceps talaboti chromosome 6, keGlaTala1.1, whole genome shotgun sequence, one DNA window encodes the following:
- the LOC144436991 gene encoding uncharacterized protein LOC144436991: MLMLPADMVPLTIRRSLPGRLALGRRNVREVFLASLVLGTVFLLYLGSFGPWTKSVVPKTILSNSVQAPKFQPTVVKIEWNDTKAVLHRVIHGIREADEFLRKMEKPQRPVNVTAETIQRAYDHSIKKDLLEGTLLRVLLTKQPLRIGVIGGSISEGNVLAGERYIYYNILADLLSRMLNRTVEIRNAIVPASDSRYYSFCLENHLNLQDVHIVLWELAVNDHLVDLRPYSQEELTRHVLMQPSQPQMIYVNFVNVINLWHRRCDTNEKAGSLQLSKHYNIPSISLTNATCVDIRKGWGYYLNAPDNYHPSRRAHNLMSIFITHLFRDALVNVAHNLLSTSQIRYIQQLNTAAMEATKLPPPLFELSRNIRPHCWSSVGDTPDDLIPVHYNGWEAETYINEDPGDMVKEVVRFVNKTVWSCQKANKRITFSIYIEPYEDYLSTVSIATIGCPGCGKAIFHVDNKIEATKTLYTRWKYWTRVMTQRIGTYITSGYHTLSIESLDNKPLTILAIMTAYDITARYKDLRLKLQEMRGSEESTPRSEVDGSYIENVEEGVASVGQEQEEDDFKMSEMEDEDEEMNREDDREMVKEEYEAYQEEVKEEEFENSEEEVEEELFENSEELEEEFDEDEQEVIEEVLEESEH, encoded by the coding sequence GGAGACTGGCCTTGGGGAGGAGAAACGTCAGAGAAGTATTCCTGGCATCATTGGTTCTTGGCACAGTGTTCCTACTCTATCTTGGCAGTTTTGGACCATGGACTAAGTCAGTGGTCCCTAAAACTATTTTAAGTAACAGCGTACAGGCGCCAAAGTTCCAACCAACCGTAGTGAAAATTGAGTGGAACGATACCAAAGCTGTGCTGCATAGAGTTATTCATGGCATCAGAGAAGCGGACGAATTTCTGCGTAAAATGGAAAAACCGCAACGTCCAGTCAATGTTACTGCGGAAACTATACAGCGGGCGTACGACCATAGTATAAAAAAAGATCTACTCGAGGGTACTCTGCTACGAGTTCTGTTAACTAAACAACCATTGAGGATTGGAGTAATCGGTGGATCGATATCGGAGGGCAATGTTTTGGCTGGAGAGCGGTACATCTATTACAACATTCTGGCAGACCTTCTGAGCAGGATGCTGAACCGGACAGTAGAGATACGAAACGCAATTGTTCCAGCATCTGATAGCAGATATTACTCGTTTTGTCTTGAAAATCACTTAAATCTACAAGATGTCCACATAGTTCTGTGGGAGTTAGCTGTCAACGACCACTTGGTAGACCTACGACCATATTCACAAGAAGAACTCACACGCCATGTATTAATGCAGCCTTCTCAACCTCAGatgatttatgtaaattttgtcaatGTCATCAATCTGTGGCATAGACGGTGTGATACCAATGAAAAAGCTGGCAGTCTGCAACTTAGTAAGCACTACAACATTCCATCCATCAGTTTAACAAATGCTACTTGTGTTGACATCCGCAAAGGTTGGGGCTATTATTTAAATGCTCCAGATAACTACCATCCGAGCAGGAGGGCCCACAATTTGATGTCGATCTTCATAACCCATCTATTCAGAGATGCTCTTGTTAACGTAGCCCATAACTTGCTGTCTACAAGTCAAATACGATATATCCAACAACTTAACACGGCTGCCATGGAAGCAACTAAACTCCCACCACCCTTATTCGAACTGTCGCGAAATATACGTCCGCATTGCTGGTCATCAGTTGGTGATACGCCAGATGACTTAATACCAGTACACTACAATGGTTGGGAGGCTGAGACGTACATAAATGAAGACCCTGGGGACATGGTCAAAGAAGTTGTACGCTTCGTCAATAAAACCGTGTGGAGTTGCCAAAAAGCTAACAAACGAATCACCTTCTCCATTTACATTGAGCCATACGAAGATTACCTGTCAACTGTTTCTATAGCAACTATCGGGTGTCCTGGCTGTGGTAAGGCGATATTCCATGTTGACAACAAAATTGAAGCTACAAAGACCTTATACACACGGTGGAAATACTGGACACGAGTTATGACCCAACGTATCGGGACTTACATCACCAGTGGATACCATACATTGTCTATCGAAAGTCTGGACAACAAGCCTCTGACTATACTTGCTATAATGACTGCATATGACATCACAGCCAGATACAAAGATCTACGGCTTAAACTGCAGGAGATGAGAGGATCTGAAGAATCAACGCCTCGGAGTGAAGTGGATGGGTCATACATAGAAAACGTGGAGGAGGGCGTGGCATCGGTCGGTCAGGAACAGGAGGAGGACGATTTCAAAATGTCAGAGATGGAGGATGAGGATGAAGAGATGAACAGGGAAGATGACCGAGAAATGGTGAAAGAGGAATATGAAGCTTACCAAGAAGAAGTTAAGGAAGAAGAATTCGAAAATTCTGAAGAGGAAGTGGAGGAGGAGCTGTTTGAAAATTCAGAAGAACTAGAAGAAGAATTCGATGAAGATGAACAAGAAGTGATAGAAGAAGTATTAGAAGAATCAGAACATTGA